In Solea senegalensis isolate Sse05_10M linkage group LG6, IFAPA_SoseM_1, whole genome shotgun sequence, one genomic interval encodes:
- the ubl5 gene encoding ubiquitin-like protein 5: MIEVVCNDRLGKKVRVKCNSEDTIGDLKKLIAAQTGTRHEKIVLKKWYTIFKDHVSLGDYEIHDGMNLELYYQ; the protein is encoded by the exons ATGATCGAGGTGGTCTGCAACGATCGTCTGGGCAAGAAAGTCCGGGTCAAGTGCAA CTCTGAGGATACTATTGGAGATCTGAAGAAGCTCATTGCTGCCCAGACAGGAACACGACACGAGAAGattgttttaaagaaatg GTATACCATATTCAAAGATCACGTGTCTCTGGGTGACT ATGAAATCCATGATGGGATGAACCTGGAACTGTACTACCAGTAG